A stretch of Zootoca vivipara chromosome 13, rZooViv1.1, whole genome shotgun sequence DNA encodes these proteins:
- the LOC118094511 gene encoding small ribosomal subunit protein eS10-like, producing MVAKKDVHMPKHAELVAKNVPNLHVMKAMQSLKSCGYMKEQFAWRHFYWYLTNEGIQYLRDYLHLPQEIVHATLRRSRPETGRPRPKGLEGERPARLTWGETDRDTYRYSATPSGADKKAEAGAGSATEFQFRGGYGHGHGQPPQ from the coding sequence ATGGTAGCTAAGAAAGATGTTCATATGCCTAAACACGCAGAACTGGTAGCCAAAAATGTGCCCAACCTCCACGTCATGAAAGCAATGCAGTCGCTGAAATCTTGTGGTTACATGAAGGAGCAGTTTGCATGGAGGCATTTCTATTGGTATTTGACCAATGAGGGCATCCAGTACTTGAGGGACTATCTCCATCTTCCGCAAGAAATTGTGCATGCCACCTTGCGTCGCAGTCGTCCTGAAACTGGACGGCCCCGGCCCAAAGGTTTGGAGGGCGAGCGTCCTGCTCGCCTTACATGGGGAGAGACTGACAGGGACACCTACAGATACAGTGCTACTCCTTCTGGTGCTGACAAGAAGGCAGAGGCTGGAGCTGGGTCAGCTACTGAATTTCAGTTTAGAGGTGGATATGGGCATGGACATGGTCAACCACCTCAGTAG